In Schistocerca piceifrons isolate TAMUIC-IGC-003096 chromosome 9, iqSchPice1.1, whole genome shotgun sequence, the following proteins share a genomic window:
- the LOC124716863 gene encoding mucin-2-like — protein MAQPPSPTPQVRAQSPSPTPQVRAQSPSPTPQVRAQSPSPTPQVRAQSPSPTPQVRAQSLFTYTTGEGTVSFNYPTGESPASFTYTTGECPVSFTHTTGEGPVSFTYTTGEGPVSFNYTTGESPVSFTYSTGEGPVSLTHTTGEGPVSFTYTTGEGPVSFTYNTDEAIITFTYSSGEDPIYFIYTMTEGPISFNTGEGPVSFTYTTGESPVSFTYNTDEAIITFTYSSGEGPIYFIYTKTEGPISFTTGEGPISFTNTTGEGPVSSLTTQVRAQSPSPTPQVRAQSPSPTTQVRAQSPSPTTQVRAQSPSPPPQVRAQTYTTGESSVSFTYTTGEGPVSFTYSTSEGPGSVTHTTGEGPVSFTHTTGEGPVSFTHTTGEGSVSFTYTTGEGPVSFTYPTGESPVSFTYTTGEGPVSITYTTGEGPVSFTYTTGEGPVSFTYPTGEGPVSFTYPTDESPVSFTYTTGEGPFSFTHTTGEGPISFTYTTGEGPVSFTYTTGEGPISFTYPTGESPVSFTYTTCEGPVSFTHTTGEGPVSFTYTTGEVPVSFTHTTGEGPVSFTYRTGEGPVSFTYNTGEGPVSYPTPQVRAQSPSPTPQVRAQSPSPTTQVRAQSPSPTTQVRAQSPSPPPQVRAQTYTTGESSVSFTYTTGEGPVSFTYSTSEGPGSVTHTTGEGPVSFTHTTGEGPVSFTHTTGEGSVSFTYTTGEGPVSFTYPTGESPVSFTYTTGEGPVSITYTTGEGPVSFTYTTGEGPVSFTYPTGEGPVSFTYPTDESPVSFTYTTGEGPFSFTHTTGEGPISFTYTTGEGPVSFTYTTGEGPISFTYPTGESPVSFTYTTCEGPVSFTHTTGEGPVSFTYTTGEVPVSFTHTTGEGPVSFTYRTGEGPVSFTYNTGEGPVSITYTTGESAVSFTYTTGEGPVSFTYSTGESPVSFTYNTGEGPVSFTHTTGEGPVTFTYTMGKSLVSFTYNTDEAIITFTYSSGEGPIYFTYTMTEGPIPFTTGWGPISFTYTIARGLIFIYTGEGPISFTHTTGEGPVSSLTTQVRAQSPSPTPQVRAQSPSPTTQVRAQYPSPTTQVRAQSPSPPPQVRAQTYTTGESPVSFTYTTGEGPVSFTYSTSEGPGSVTHTTGEGPVSFTHTTGEGPVSFTYTTGEGPVSFTYTTGEGHVSVTYPTGVSPVSFTYTTGEGPVSFTPTTGESPVSFTYTTGEGPVSFTYSTSEGPGSVTHTTGEGPVSFTHTTGEGPVSFTYTTGEGPVSFTYSTGESPVSFTYNTGEGPVSFTHTTGEGPVSFTYTMGKSLVSFTYNTDEAIITFTYSSGEGPIYFTYTMTEGPISFTTGWGPISFTYTIAQGLIFIYTGEGPISFTHTTGEGPVSSLTTQVRAQSPSPTPQVRAQSPSPTTQVRAQYPSPTTQVRAQSPSPPPQVRAQTYTTGESPVSFTYTTGEGPVSFTYSTSEGPGSVTHTTGEGPVSFTHTTGEGPVS, from the exons accacaggtgagggcccaatctccttcacccacaccacaggtgagggcccagtctctattcacctacaccacaggtgagggcacAGTCTCCTTCAACTAccccacaggtgagagcccagcctccttcacctacaccacaggtgagtgcccagtctccttcacccacaccacag gtgagggcccagtctccttcacctacaccacaggtgagggcccagtctccttcaactacaccacaggtgagagcccagtctccttcacttacagcacaggtgagggcccagtctccctcacccacaccacag gtgagggcccagtctccttcacctacaccacaggtgagggcccagtctccttcacttacaacacagATGAGGCCATTATCACCTTCACTTACAGCTCAGGTGAGGACCCCATCTATTTCATCTACACAATGACTGAGGGCCCCATCTCCTTCAACACAG gtgagggcccagtctccttcacctacaccacaggtgagagccctgtctccttcacttacaacacagATGAGGCCATTATCACCTTCACTTACAGCTCAGGTGAGGGCCCCATCTATTTCATCTACACAAAGACTGAgggccccatctccttcaccacag GTGAGGGACCCATCTCCTTCACcaacaccacaggtgagggcccagtctcctcacttacaacacag gtgagggcccagtctccttcacctacaccacaggtgagagcccagtctccttcacctacaacacaggtgagggcccagtctccttcacctacaacacaggtgagggcccagtctccttcacccccaccacaggtgagggcccaaacctacaccacaggtgagagctcagtctccttcacctacaccacaggtgagggcccagtctccttcacctactcCACAAGTGAGGGCCCAGGCTccgtcacccacaccacaggtgagggcccggtctccttcacccacaccacag GTGAGGGtccagtctccttcacccacaccacaggtgagggctccgtctccttcacctacaccacaggtgagggccctgTCTCCTTCACCTAccccacaggtgagagcccagtctccttcacctacaccacaggtgagggcccagtctccatcacctacaccacaggtgagggcccagtctccttcacctacaccacaggtgagggcccagtctccttcacctaccccactggtgagggcccagtctccttcacctaccccACAGatgagagcccagtctccttcacctacaccacag gtgagggtccattctccttcacccacaccacaggtgagggcccaatctccttcacctacaccacaggtgagggcccagtctccttcacctacaccacaggtgagggcccaatcTCCTTCACCTACCcgacaggtgagagcccagtctccttcacctacaccacatgtgagggcccagtctccttcacccacaccacag gtgagggcccagtctcgttcacctacaccacaggtgaggtcccagtctccttcacccacaccacaggtgagggcccagtctccttcacctaccgcacaggtgagggcccagtctccttcacctacaacacaggtgagggTCCAGTCTCCtatcctacaccacag gtgagggcccagtctccttcacctacaccacaggtgagagcccagtctccttcacctacaacacaggtgagggcccagtctccttcacctacaacacaggtgagggcccagtctccttcacccccaccacaggtgagggcccaaacctacaccacaggtgagagctcagtctccttcacctacaccacaggtgagggcccagtctccttcacctactcCACAAGTGAGGGCCCAGGCTccgtcacccacaccacaggtgagggcccggtctccttcacccacaccacag gtgagggtccagtctccttcacccacaccacaggtgagggctccgtctccttcacctacaccacaggtgagggccctgTCTCCTTCACCTAccccacaggtgagagcccagtctccttcacctacaccacaggtgagggcccagtctccatcacctacaccacaggtgagggcccagtctccttcacctacaccacaggtgagggcccagtctccttcacctaccccactggtgagggcccagtctccttcacctaccccACAGatgagagcccagtctccttcacctacaccacag gtgagggtccattctccttcacccacaccacaggtgagggcccaatctccttcacctacaccacaggtgagggcccagtctccttcacctacaccacaggtgagggcccaatcTCCTTCACCTACCcgacaggtgagagcccagtctccttcacctacaccacatgtgagggcccagtctccttcacccacaccacag gtgagggcccagtctcgttcacctacaccacaggtgaggtcccagtctccttcacccacaccacaggtgagggcccagtctccttcacctaccgcacaggtgagggcccagtctccttcacctacaacacag gtgagggcccagtctccatcacctacaccacaggtgagagcgcagtctccttcacctacaccacaggtgagggcccagtctccttcacctacagcacaggtgagagcccagtctccttcacttacaacacaggtgagggcccagtctccttcacccacaccacaggtgagggccccgTCACCTTCACCTACACCAtgg GTAAGAGCTTAGTctccttcacttacaacacagATGAGGCGATTATCACCTTCACTTACAGCTCAGGTGAGGGCCCAATCTATTTCACCTACACAATGACTGAGGGCCCCATCCCCTTCACCACAGGTTGgggccctatctccttcacctacacaatagctcggggcctcatcttcatctacacaggtgagggacccatctccttcacccacaccacaggtgagggcccagtctcctcacttacaacacaggtgagggcccagtctccttcacctacaccacaggtgagagcccagtctccttcacctacaacacaggtgagggcccagtatCCTTCacctacaacacaggtgagggcccagtctccttcacccccaccacaggtgagggcccaaacctacaccacaggtgagagcccagtctccttcacctacaccacaggtgagggcccagtctcctttacCTACTCCACAAGTGAGGGCCCAGGCTccgtcacccacaccacaggtgagggcccggtctccttcacccacaccacag gtgagggcccagtctccttcacctacaccacaggtgagggcccagtctcctttacctacaccacaggtgagggccatGTCTCCGTCACCTACCCCACAGGTgtgagcccagtctccttcacctacaccacaggtgagggcccagtctccttcacccccaccacag gtgagagcccagtctccttcacctacaccacaggtgaagGCCCAGTCTCCTTTACCTACTCCACAAGTGAGGGCCCAGGCTccgtcacccacaccacaggtgagggcccggtctccttcacccacaccacag gtgagggcccagtctccttcacctacaccacaggtgagggcccagtctccttcacctacagcacaggtgagagcccagtctccttcacttacaacacaggtgagggcccagtctccttcacccacaccacaggtgagggccccgtctccttcacctacaccatgg gtaaGAGCTTAGTctccttcacttacaacacagATGAGGCGATTATCACCTTCACTTACAGCTCAGGTGAGGGCCCAATCTATTTCACCTACACAATGACTGAgggccccatctccttcaccacaggttggggccctatctccttcacctacacaatagctcagggcctcatcttcatctacacaggcgagggacccatctccttcacccacaccacaggtgagggcccagtctcctcacttacaacacaggtgagggcccagtctccttcacctacaccacaggtgagagcccagtctccttcacctacaacacaggtgagggcccagtatCCTTCacctacaacacaggtgagggcccagtctccttcacccccaccacaggtgagggcccaaacctacaccacaggtgagagcccagtctccttcacctacaccacaggtgagggcccagtctcctttacCTACTCCACAAGTGAGGGCCCAGGCTccgtcacccacaccacaggtgagggcccggtctccttcacccacaccacaggtgagggcccagtctcctaa